One genomic window of Manihot esculenta cultivar AM560-2 chromosome 16, M.esculenta_v8, whole genome shotgun sequence includes the following:
- the LOC110604168 gene encoding zinc transporter 5 isoform X1: MMKHQLLSCPCKFLTIFSLILLLFPILVSSKNYCTCETESQNQKNISEALRYKLIAIASILLASAVGVSLPFLAKNISYLRPDGEAFSLVKAFAAGVILATGFIHILPDAFETLSSPCLGENPWKKFPFTGLVAMLSAIGTLMMESFASGYHKRSELRKPQPVMSGDDDDDHDGANEISHIHGSAFALDRINSSELVRHRIISQILELGIVVHSVIIGLSLGASQNSKTIKTLVIALSFHQFFEGMGLGGCISQAKFKPQSVAIMIIFFSLTTPTGIAIGIGISKIYNESSPTALVVAGLLNSASAGILIYMALVDLLASDFMSSKMLGNFKLQLWANLTLLLGVCCMSLLAKWQ, encoded by the exons ATGATGAAGCATCAATTGCTGTCTTGTCCGTGCAAATTTTTAACCATCTTTTCTCTCATTCTTCTTCTATTTCCCATCCTGGTCTCCTCCAAGAACTACTGCACATGTGAAACAGAATCACAAAACCAGAAAAACATATCTGAAGCACTCAGATACAAACTTATTGCAATAGCTTCAATTTTGCTTGCAAGTGCAGTTGGAGTTTCTCTTCCATTCTTGGCTAAGAACATATCATATCTACGCCCAGATGGAGAAGCCTTTTCTCTTGTCAAGGCATTTGCTGCGGGTGTAATCCTGGCAACTGGGTTCATTCACATTCTTCCTGATGCCTTTGAAACCCTGTCAAGCCCTTGCCTTGGAGAAAATCCCTGGAAAAAATTTCCTTTTACAGGTTTAGTTGCCATGTTATCTGCTATAGGAACTCTAATGATGGAGTCTTTTGCCTCAGGCTACCATAAGAGATCTGAGTTGAGGAAACCACAGCCTGTGATGAgtggtgatgatgatgatgatcatGATGGGGCGAACGAGATCAGTCATATTCATGGATCTGCTTTTGCATTGGACAGAATAAATTCATCTGAGCTTGTTCGGCATCGAATCATTTCTCAG ATATTGGAACTTGGAATTGTGGTTCATTCTGTAATCATTGGGTTATCATTAGGTGCTTCCCAAAATTCAAAAACAATAAAAACCCTAGTAATAGCATTGAGTTTTCATCAATTCTTCGAAGGAATGGGACTCGGTGGATGCATTTCTCAG GCAAAATTCAAGCCCCAATCTGTAGCCATTATGATTATATTCTTCTCCCTCACCACTCCAACAGGCATAGCAATTGGAATAGGAATCTCAAAAATCTACAATGAAAGTAGCCCAACTGCACTAGTTGTTGCAGGCCTTCTCAATTCAGCATCTGCTGGGATCCTAATTTATATGGCACTTGTTGATCTCCTTGCATCTGACTTCATGAGTTCTAAAATGCTAGGTAATTTTAAGCTTCAACTTTGGGCAAACCTTACTCTTCTCCTAGGAGTATGTTGTATGTCACTCCTAGCTAAATGGCAATAA
- the LOC110604168 gene encoding zinc transporter 5 isoform X2 translates to MMKHQLLSCPCKFLTIFSLILLLFPILVSSKNYCTCETESQNQKNISEALRYKLIAIASILLASAVGVSLPFLAKNISYLRPDGEAFSLVKAFAAGVILATGFIHILPDAFETLSSPCLGENPWKKFPFTGLVAMLSAIGTLMMESFASGYHKRSELRKPQPVMSGDDDDDHDGANEISHIHGSAFALDRINSSELVRHRIISQAKFKPQSVAIMIIFFSLTTPTGIAIGIGISKIYNESSPTALVVAGLLNSASAGILIYMALVDLLASDFMSSKMLGNFKLQLWANLTLLLGVCCMSLLAKWQ, encoded by the exons ATGATGAAGCATCAATTGCTGTCTTGTCCGTGCAAATTTTTAACCATCTTTTCTCTCATTCTTCTTCTATTTCCCATCCTGGTCTCCTCCAAGAACTACTGCACATGTGAAACAGAATCACAAAACCAGAAAAACATATCTGAAGCACTCAGATACAAACTTATTGCAATAGCTTCAATTTTGCTTGCAAGTGCAGTTGGAGTTTCTCTTCCATTCTTGGCTAAGAACATATCATATCTACGCCCAGATGGAGAAGCCTTTTCTCTTGTCAAGGCATTTGCTGCGGGTGTAATCCTGGCAACTGGGTTCATTCACATTCTTCCTGATGCCTTTGAAACCCTGTCAAGCCCTTGCCTTGGAGAAAATCCCTGGAAAAAATTTCCTTTTACAGGTTTAGTTGCCATGTTATCTGCTATAGGAACTCTAATGATGGAGTCTTTTGCCTCAGGCTACCATAAGAGATCTGAGTTGAGGAAACCACAGCCTGTGATGAgtggtgatgatgatgatgatcatGATGGGGCGAACGAGATCAGTCATATTCATGGATCTGCTTTTGCATTGGACAGAATAAATTCATCTGAGCTTGTTCGGCATCGAATCATTTCTCAG GCAAAATTCAAGCCCCAATCTGTAGCCATTATGATTATATTCTTCTCCCTCACCACTCCAACAGGCATAGCAATTGGAATAGGAATCTCAAAAATCTACAATGAAAGTAGCCCAACTGCACTAGTTGTTGCAGGCCTTCTCAATTCAGCATCTGCTGGGATCCTAATTTATATGGCACTTGTTGATCTCCTTGCATCTGACTTCATGAGTTCTAAAATGCTAGGTAATTTTAAGCTTCAACTTTGGGCAAACCTTACTCTTCTCCTAGGAGTATGTTGTATGTCACTCCTAGCTAAATGGCAATAA